From the Pyrenophora tritici-repentis strain M4 chromosome 5, whole genome shotgun sequence genome, the window CGTTTAATCCCCCCACCCCACCCCACCGCCACCTAACCGACTGACCGACCAACCCATCCCCTTCATTCCTCATCTGCTAAACATTAAAAAGAACGCCCTGTGCACAAAGTATTCCAGAACCACTTCATCGCATCGTTGCTTGACACCCCCGAAGAATCCCCCAACCCATCCATCCAACCACCCATTCATACCCACCCATTGCCAAAAGTTTACTCCAATTGCGCTTGTTGCTATTGTTGCGATACAAAGACGCAACGCGCTCATCTTCTCTCCTTGCCATGGGCAAAGTCTGAACGCAAAAACCAGAGACGGATATGGAAAAAAGAAGGGAAATGTTAAAAAAGAAAGACGAAACCAAAAAAGGGTAAAGTTTGTAACAATGCATTAAAAGCATGAACAAAACAAGGTATTGGTGTGGTTGTTGGTGTGCGAAAGCAGTCCAGCAGCAGCAAACTCCCCAAGAACCAAACCACCCCCTCCCGGTAAAGTAAAAAAAAAAAAGAGATACCCATCTTCATAAGTGACAGTATACTCTGTACAGGCGATGCATAGAAGAACAAATGCCGTGATATACAAGAGGCGCGCCGTTTTATATGGGAGAAGGACTGGGTTCGCCACGTCGTTGTAGGGTACCGCCAGAAAAGGGGACCAGGTGTTGGCGTGGCGGTAGTACAAACGGGTGGATTTGCAAGTCCCAGTGCCATGATATGACGTGCGCGTGCCAGAAAGATTTCCGTCGACGGATAGGCGATGATATGAAATCCTAGATAAAACGCCCCAGGCTCCATGTAGATGCTGAATCAGCCTTCGGAAAGGACCAAAAATAAAACAGTCTATAATTATGTGCTTTTGCGATGAATCCATTCTTGTGGGTATTGTCGTTTGCCGTGGCCACGTTAGGAAAAGTACAGAGACCGGAAGCCAGCAGTCTCCGTGTGAGATAAGCGCGAAGACTCACTCTTTGCAGTCATGCATGAAAGAGTTCTTCGGCCAATCGTATTTGGTTGATTTCCTACAGATTGTTAGTCGAGAGATAGAGGTCTACGTTGTGCACTTACCAATCCGTGAGGTTAGGGTTCGCATAAGGCTCTGGATGTGCCCTGATGTAGTCGGTGGTGGGGTAACCTTCAGGATCACAGGTCATGATCTGGTTGTCCTCTGGTTGGTAGATGCGGATGTAGTCGACGCGCATGGTAGCTGGGAGGTCTTTGGCAATTTCCTCGAGGTTGATGGCTGCGAAACTGTTCGACATTCCGAAGTTGGCAATGATGGACATTGGCTCCTCGGGGATCTTTCTTGTACCGAGGTTGCCGTTGGGTCGAATGGCCTTTTGATTCATAGTCCAGgtcttgtcttctccgacATACCAGGTGATGAAACCGTCCTCACCAGTTTTGTACTCGAACGAATAAGTCTGGTATTGCTTGCCGTCATACCAGTTGTTGTTCAGGTTGGTCAATCCAGAGATGGCCTGCTGGAAAGGTCCACCCTTGTAGGCGTTCATCGTTGTGATTTGAGTATCGTAAACCTCCGTGTATTCTGATTGTTGTTAGTAAGAATGAATGCGACCAGAGATTGGGATAATTACCATAATCGGGCATGTACCAAGTATCAAAGGGTGCAGCTTGGAATGACTGGGAAACAACACCGATTGCGTTGCTTTCTCCGGGTCCCAAGAAGTGAACGGAACCTTCAAGAGCATCAATTTCCGGGGCACTTCGGGACTTGCCTGGGCTGGGATGGTCTTCGCCCTTGCAAGTGCAGGCGGGCAGCTTCATTCCGGGCAAGTAGCTGAGACCGTCGTAGGAACTTTGGTTAGGCGTGATACCGACATCGCACTCGTCGTGGTAGCTGTATGGCCAGAGACCTTCGGTGGAAGCGAGATAACCAGGACGGGCAAGGTTACCCATTGTCCAGAAACCGGGCCAGAAACCACTGACGTTGCCGCGACCGGGTAACGAGATACTGGCCTCGAGATGTCCACCCTTGTAGCAGAGCTTGTTCCAAGACTGAATCATACCAGAACGGTAGTCAAGACCGTGACTCGGCTCGGCGGAGAACTTCAAATTGAGTGAACCATCTTTGGTGAAGGCCTGATCGGGATCGTACCACTGCGGAGTGTCAGCGCTGCCAAGCCAAACATGGCTTGATGAAACATACCTCCAAATCCATGGTAGCACCGTACCAGATATCGACAGCTTGGAAAAACGGATCGTCACCATCGTAGAAGGTGCGACCGTCCGTGTTGAATTCATCTGAAAAGACCAGTACTTGCTTTGAGCCATCGGCTGATGTTCGAGTCATGGCTTCCTTGGGCGTGTCCGGGTCGATGAGCCCTCTGCGTACGTTTGTGAGTAACGGCTCGCTTTGCTTGCCTGCTATACATAGAGGATTATTTGTACACGGCCCTATCTCTGGTTTGGTCATATCCTGAACGAATGTGCTGCAGTATGTTAGTACGGCGAAAACGCAGTCGGCAATGAGAAGGGACGTACAGAATTGGGTAGCCGATGAACAGCATGAGAAGACCGAGAGCCATTAAACCCAGACCTCCAAGATTGACCATACCTCTGCGGGTGAAGATGTCGCAATCTTTGACGTCTTTGTCATTGGGGTCGGGGTTATGTA encodes:
- a CDS encoding SKN1, Beta-glucanase-Beta-glucan synthetase translates to MMPQSPRGDAPPHLRLNSGTQEPLTDETSSNARPTSARTTSARSLTQPTRPGTAPSPGFQSPTNSHVYSNATIAESSEMLLPPKKLRTTRSYRDESPMQSPSALSSRRTSWSSDFTGGPFGSPFDDSRAPSRAGSEEDLNTQTVSEKFNILPSAGLLLFPEDVEKDDYLHNPDPNDKDVKDCDIFTRRGMVNLGGLGLMALGLLMLFIGYPILTFVQDMTKPEIGPCTNNPLCIAGKQSEPLLTNVRRGLIDPDTPKEAMTRTSADGSKQVLVFSDEFNTDGRTFYDGDDPFFQAVDIWYGATMDLEWYDPDQAFTKDGSLNLKFSAEPSHGLDYRSGMIQSWNKLCYKGGHLEASISLPGRGNVSGFWPGFWTMGNLARPGYLASTEGLWPYSYHDECDVGITPNQSSYDGLSYLPGMKLPACTCKGEDHPSPGKSRSAPEIDALEGSVHFLGPGESNAIGVVSQSFQAAPFDTWYMPDYEYTEVYDTQITTMNAYKGGPFQQAISGLTNLNNNWYDGKQYQTYSFEYKTGEDGFITWYVGEDKTWTMNQKAIRPNGNLGTRKIPEEPMSIIANFGMSNSFAAINLEEIAKDLPATMRVDYIRIYQPEDNQIMTCDPEGYPTTDYIRAHPEPYANPNLTDWKSTKYDWPKNSFMHDCKE